The sequence TCCGGTTCCCAGGTGTCTTCGCGGCCACCGGCAAAGCCGAAGGTCTTGAAGCCCATCGATTCCAGTGCGACGTTGCCGGTGAGGATCAGCAGGTCGGCCCAGGAGATCGCCTGGCCGTACTTCTGCTTGATCGGCCACAGCAGGCGGCGCGCCTTGTCCAGGCTGACGTTGTCCGGCCAGCTGTTGAGCGGTGCAAAGCGCTGCTGGCCGCGACCGCCGCCGCCACGGCCATCACCGATGCGGTAGGTGCCGGCGCTATGCCAGGCCATGCGCACGAACAGTGGGCCGTAATGCCCAAAATCGGCCGGCCACCAATCCTGCGAATCGGTCATCAGCGCATGCAGTTCCTGCTTGAGCGCCGGTAGATCGATGCGCTTGAAGGCCTCGGCGTAATTGAAGGTTTGGCCTAGCGGGTTGGACTTGCTCGAATGCTGGCTGAGCAGGTCCACGCGCAACTGCTGCGGCCACCAATCGCGGTTGGTGGTGCCGGCACCGACGACGGCGTGATTGATCGGGCACTTTGCTTCGGTGGTCATGGCGTTTACCTATGTGCGTGAGCATTTGGGGAGCTACATGCCGGTGCGTGGCACATGCTGGTGGAATCGAGGTGGAACAGCGCTGAGGCAAGTTTTGGGTGACGAAAGCAACGCCGCTGCCGCTCTACGCTGCCGGGTCTGCCAATGCTAGCGTCTGCTTGGCGTCGCACGTAACCGATGAGTGGCGAAACGCACGATGGAAAGACGGCTGCTGCAGGCGGGCTCATCATGGCAGTCGGCACACGATAAAGAGCATCGATCATTTGGTGAATTCGAATTATTCAACCATATCGATAGGGTTGCGCTATGGATAGCACGACGGTGCCCACTGGTTCGCCTTTACTTCAGCGCTTGCCGAACAGGCTGCCGCCCAACTTCATGACATCGCCCAGGCCCAACTGGCCGTCGCCATCCTGATCCAGCGCGCTGGTCAGCAGGCTGCCAGCGCCGCTGCTGCTGCGGACCTGTTGATGTTCCTGCGCCAGGGCGGGGCCGAGCTGGGTGCTGGTCGCAGCACCGCCGCCAAGGAACCGTTTGGCCAGGTAGGCCATCACGATGGGCGCGAGCAGTTGCAGCAGCTGGCCGGCCTTGCTCGGTTCAAGCCCGGTGGCCTGGCCCAGACCAGCGGCTGCCTGCGGTGCCTTGTCGCCGAACAGATGATTCACGATGCCCGCACCATTGGCTTGCGCACCGCCGGCCGAGCCGCCCAGCAATGCACCGAACAGGCTGCCGATGTCCGGGCTGGCGGCATGATCGCGCTGCAGGGCACCCAGCAGGGCATCGGTGCCGCCGGCTTGCTGGCTGTTGCGTCCCAGCGCACCCATCAACAACGGCAACGCGGTCTGCACCGCCGATTGCGCCTGCTCGGGCGCGATGCCCAGGCGGCCGGCAAGTTGCTGCAGCTGCGGGCCTTGCAACTGCGCGGCCAGCTGATCGGTCAACGAGGCAGAAGTGCTCATGCGACGAGTTCCCTGTTGGACAAAGTGTTGCGGCAGGGTGCGCTTGTCGCAGCGCCAGGGCAATCCGCCCACGCACGTGCGCATGCGAAGCGTGATGCAATGCGGGGCGCGGGTGATCATCGCCAAGTGGCGAAGCGAACGCAGCTGGTCATCTGCGCGGTTGGGGTGTTTGCAACTTGGGCATTGACGAATAAACCACCCGATTGCGCTCTAACCAATCCCCAATCCCGACTTCCCAATCCCTGCCCTCAAAGCAACGCCTTCAACCGATACAGCGCCTCCAGCGCCTGCTTGGGCGTGAGCTCGTCCGGTTCCAGCGCCTGCAATGCTTCTTGTGCCGCCGAGGACGGCGCGGTGAACAGCCCGAATTGTTGCGGTGCATCCAGCGCGGCGGGCGCCATGTGTGCGCTGTGACTTTCGCCGCCGCGTTGTTCCAGCTCGGCCAGGCGCCGCCGCGCCTGCGTTACCGCCGCCTTGGGCAAGCCGGCCAGTGCGGCCACCTGCAGGCCGAAGCTGCGATTGGCCGGGCCGTCCTTGACCGCATGCATGAACACCAGGCGCTCGCCATGTTCCACCGCATCCAGATGCACATTGGCGATACCGCTGGCGCCGCCGGCATGCGATTCGTCGGCCAGCGCGGTGAGCTCGAAGTAATGCGTGGCAAACAGCGTGTAGCAGCGATTGGTGTGCGCCAGATGGCGCGCCACCGCGTCGGCCAAGGCAAGGCCGTCGTAGGTCGAGGTGCCGCGGCCGATCTCGTCCATCAACACCAGCGACTGCGGCGTGGCGTGATGCAGGATGTAGCTGGTTTCGGCCATTTCCACCATGAAGGTGGATTGCCCGCGCGCCAGGTCGTCGCCGGCACCGATGCGGGTGAGGATGCGGTCGATCGGCCCGATGATTGCGCGGCTGGCCGGCACGAAGCTGCCGATATGCGCCAGCAACACGATCAACGCATTTTGCCGCATGTAGGTCGATTTACCGCCCATGTTGGGGCCGGTGATCACCAGCATGCGGCGGTCGGCATGCAACTCCAGATCGTTGGGCTCGAACGGCTGGTCGCGCACCGCTTCCACCACCGGGTGGCGGCCGCGTTCGATGCGCAGGCACGGCGCGCTGTCCAGTTCCGGCTGCGACCAGTCCAGTGCCTGCGCGCGCTCGGCGAAGGCGGCCAGCACATCCAGTTCGCTCAGGGCGCCAGCGCAGCGCTTGAGGCCTTCCAGTTCGCTGCCCAGCGCATCGAGCAGGCCTTCGTAGAGCAGTTTTTCGCGCGACAACGAGCGCTCGCGCGCCGACAGCACCTTGTCTTCGAAGCTCTTGAGTTCCTCGGTGATGTAACGCTCGGCATTGGTCAGCGTCTGGCGGCGGCTGTAATGCAGCGGTGCCTTGTCGGCCTGGCCCTTGCTGATTTCGATGTAATAGCCATGCACGCGGTTGTAGCCGACCTTGAGCGTGGCGATGCCGCTGCTGGCGCGTTCGCGTTGTTCCAGGTCGATCAGGAATTGATCGGCATTGGTCGACAGGCGGCGCAGCTCGTCCAGATCGGCGTCGTAGCCGGTGGCGATCACGCCGCCATCGCTGAGCTTGAGTGGCGGCTGCTCGGCTACAGCACTGATCAGCAGATGCGCGGTGGCATTGTGCTCGCCGAGTTCGGCGAACAGGGTCTGCAGGCGCGGGGAATCTAGCGGTGCCAGGAGGGTGCGCACTTTCGGTAGCAACGCCAGG comes from Xanthomonas vesicatoria ATCC 35937 and encodes:
- a CDS encoding DUF937 domain-containing protein, which translates into the protein MSTSASLTDQLAAQLQGPQLQQLAGRLGIAPEQAQSAVQTALPLLMGALGRNSQQAGGTDALLGALQRDHAASPDIGSLFGALLGGSAGGAQANGAGIVNHLFGDKAPQAAAGLGQATGLEPSKAGQLLQLLAPIVMAYLAKRFLGGGAATSTQLGPALAQEHQQVRSSSGAGSLLTSALDQDGDGQLGLGDVMKLGGSLFGKR
- the mutS gene encoding DNA mismatch repair protein MutS, producing MKQFFAAKSDYPDLLLFFRMGDFYELFYDDARKAARLLDITLTQRGSSGGAPIPMAGVPVHAYEGYLARLVALGESVAICEQIGDPALAKGLVERKVVRIVTPGTVTDEALLDERRDTLLMAISRSKQGYGLAWADLAGGRFLVNEVDSVDALEAEIARLEPAELLVPDEDNWPEFLRGRIGVRRRPPWLFDADSGRRQLLAFFKLHDLSGFGIDDKPCATAAAGALLGYVEETQKQRLPHLTSIAMEVASEAISMNAATRRHLELDTRVDGDTRNTLLGVLDSTVTPMGGRLLRRWLHRPLRLRDVLVHRHHAVASLIDSGADADVREAFRALGDLERILTRVALRSARPRDFSTLRDGLALLPKVRTLLAPLDSPRLQTLFAELGEHNATAHLLISAVAEQPPLKLSDGGVIATGYDADLDELRRLSTNADQFLIDLEQRERASSGIATLKVGYNRVHGYYIEISKGQADKAPLHYSRRQTLTNAERYITEELKSFEDKVLSARERSLSREKLLYEGLLDALGSELEGLKRCAGALSELDVLAAFAERAQALDWSQPELDSAPCLRIERGRHPVVEAVRDQPFEPNDLELHADRRMLVITGPNMGGKSTYMRQNALIVLLAHIGSFVPASRAIIGPIDRILTRIGAGDDLARGQSTFMVEMAETSYILHHATPQSLVLMDEIGRGTSTYDGLALADAVARHLAHTNRCYTLFATHYFELTALADESHAGGASGIANVHLDAVEHGERLVFMHAVKDGPANRSFGLQVAALAGLPKAAVTQARRRLAELEQRGGESHSAHMAPAALDAPQQFGLFTAPSSAAQEALQALEPDELTPKQALEALYRLKALL